Genomic window (Phocoena phocoena chromosome 20, mPhoPho1.1, whole genome shotgun sequence):
TGGATCGTTTTAAATTCTTAGTTTGGGATCCCCGCTCGCCTGCCTCTTCCGCCCgcgggttttctttttttctttttttcccttttttctttcccgGTCTCCTTTTTTGACTCCCTCCCCCTTTATGCTCGCCCAACCCTCCCCCCGCTGCTGAGAAGTGGGGGAGGGTCTCGGCCTCCAGGTTCCCGCCCCACCGGGGCCCGGGCGAGCATGGGGGGCAAGCAGAGCACGGCGGCCCGCTCCCGGGGCCCTTTCCCGGGGGTCTCCACCGATGACAGCGCCGTGCCCCCGCCGGGAGGGGCGCCCCACTTCGGGCACTAccgggcgggcggcggggccATGGGGCTGCGCAGCCGCTCGGTCAGTTCGGTGGCGGGCATGGGCATGGACCCCAGCACGGCCGGGGGGGTGCCCTTTGGCCTCTACACCCCCGCCTCCCGGGGGACCGGCGACTCCGAGAGGGCGCCCGGCGGCGGAGGGTCGGCGTCCGACTCCACCTATGCCCACGGCAATGGTTACCAGGAGACGGGCGGCGGTCACCATAGAGACGGGATGCTGTACCTGGGCTCCCGAGCCTCGCTGGCGGATGCTCTACCTCTGCACATCGCACCCAGGTGGTTCAGCTCGCACAGTGGTGAGTCCGCGGTTGGTGGAGGCCTCAGAGGGTGGAGTGCAAGCGAGGGCGCGCCGGGGCGCCCCACACCTTCGCGCGTGTGCGAAGATTTGGAGGTGGAGTGCGCAACCTGGATCTGTCTGCCTTCCCCTTGGTTTCCGAAGCCAAGGGATGAATGGGATACCCACCCTCTAGAAAAGAGGCTTTCTGAGAGGCTGCGGAGCCGGGCGTATTACGGCTTCAGGTGTTGGTTCACTTATGGATGCCTATTGAAGTCTCATTCACTGGCATCCCCATCCTCAGGTCTTGTCTGGCTTATCGCAAGTCGGCCTCGAAGCTTTCTTTCTGCAACTGCTGCATTGTGCTTGCCTCACCGGTAACAGAGAGAGAAGGATCCAATTTGACCAAGAGGTGTCTCCTAAACAAAGGGTGTGAAAAAATTGGGGCCAAGTGGTGTTTGGATTAGGGCTCTTGCTCTTGCTGGGAGAGACGGGTGCCCAGTTTTGCCACCCTGCTGGAAATCTGTTTGAATTGTTTAAAGTGGAGCGGCTGCTGTCATAGACAGGTGTGGCCTGCTGGATGGAGGGCCCAGCTGGGAGCCTCCCTGGGAGGCTTTGCAGGACCAGGGCTCTGGTTACCCGTGCTGCATGCAGTAGCCTTGGCTCAATGACTCTTGCATCCCTCCATCTTTTTTCTCCCCCTCCATGCTAAGTGCTTGGTCTTCTGGGTATTCTGCATCTTTTTTTAACCAAGAGGTGGCATTTTATTGCCTGACTGTTGGCACATGTCAGGGGGAAAGGAGGATTCAAAGAACCTGGATGAATTCATTTTGTGAACTTCTGGTGACAGGTCAGCGAAAAGCTGGAGGAGGATTTCCTAGGCTGTAACAGGCAGGGCAGAAAAGGCACTGCTCGGTGCTTCTGGAGGAAAACAGGTCTGTCTGCTTAGCTAACCTGAGAAGCCAGGTTAGGCTTCTAGAAAATTGGTCAGAAGGGGTGTGGGGCCGCTATTTGCTAATTGACAAGTTGCAGTGAAGAAGTTAACATATTCATACTCCTTTGGGAGACTTCAGAAAATTTAGATATTGTGTAGAAAAAAGATTGCTTTATGGAGGATTTATTTGTTGGATCACTGTTCTAGCTATTGTGAAATAGGGTAGACTttttgtatctctatttctgtaaacagtcttaatctttttttcagttctttaaaataattgtgaaatCATTTTTAGGGAGAATTAGTGACTAATTTAGGGTAACATTTGGAAGTGGCTTTCAATTGCTaggatggaatttttttttttttttttttttgctaggatGGAATTTTAATCCCTGAACAGACCTCTAGATATCATTGGAGCTTCTCTGACCTGCATGCATTCAACTCTGCCCTGAATGAGATGCAAGGCATGACTACCTTTGGTACTTTTAGACATTTGATCAGCtttagacatctttttttttaaacatctttattagagtataattgctttacaatggtgtgtcagtttctgctctataacaaagtgaatcagttatacatatacatatgtccccatatctcttctctcttgcatctccctcccttagACATCTTGAACttaataatatttcttataaaatttgaTCCAGAAGGAGTCAGGTGTATTTTTGAGATGATTGTAGTTAAGTTTTTGAAAGAACTGTCATTAGTGTCTGATTTTAAGCTGAAGAGTACTGTAAGGAGGTTCTCAAAAAGCACAAGTAGAAATTTTGTGTTGCAAAAATGTAATCTTATAGAGGTTTCTCTGGAGAAGGAGTTCCCTTGCTGAAATTTCTTGTCTGTCTCTTACTAGAAATGTCTTTTTCCTTATTCCACTACCAAGTTCCATGCTGGAGCTATGAGCTTAAAATTGGATTCCAAAACAGACTCCTCAGCTATAAAAcctcaagtttttaaaatctagttGTAGTGAGGTTAGGAAGAGCCACTGAACCAGGGACTACAGGAAAAGTTGGAGCATATTAATCCCTTGAGGGATTAATATTAAAATGGGGGGGCGCTGTTAATATTTTGGGTAATATAGTTGTTATAGGACCATCCTGTCCTATTGCAGGACATTGAACAtacctggccctgcccactcaATACTCCCACAAATTTCAAAGTGCTCTTGGTGGGGGCGGGGTATCGCCTGATTGAGAACCACCTCCTTAGGGATTTGTTGTTTTATTCAAATAAAGTAATTAGTTTTTCCTGTGCAGCTCATTTGAGAGGAACTTTGATATTTCCGCTCTTCTGCAATGGTGGTTCTATCTCACCTTCTGCAACAGGCCACAGGCTCTTCCTTCCAGGACATCCCCTTCCTCTCTTGTTTGTTGCTGTAAGAAGAGAAATTTTGGAGCCTTGGGGAAGGTCCCAGCAGTTTTCACTCTTGTGTCTTACGAGTAGAAGAGGATTTCAGTGCACAGTTGACTAGATGCCTGGAAGTCGATGTGATGTCGTTGCTTGTGTTTTCAAGGTGCTTTTGGAACTCTTCATAGGCGCAGAAAACAGCTGTCAGTGAAATAAGTGGGGAAGTTCAGTGAGCTAGAGGCTTCCTCAAAAGGCACGAGCTGATGTTATGTCAAGAGGTAGAATACTGGGGCCTCAGCTTCTCCTTGGAGAAGCTGTGACCTTGGACGAGACACCTCACCTCTCTTGAGCCttgtctttgttattttttaaatacaaatacagCCAGcctgtaaaatttaaaatacaaatacagcCAGCCTGTAAAAGTTGCTGCCCAAATGCTGCGAGGATACACATGGTCACATTTGCCTTCTCTGGGCTGTGACCCTTGCACGCCctatttcctttgcctggaatgcttttccttcCATTCCGCCCAGGGATAGCCTTTTATGATCCCTTAGGGCTCAACTTAAATTTCTCCTTAGAGACCACTCTTAAAAATTGGTTCCCTCCTGTCAGTCTCTCCAGTCACTCGCCTGTTACCTTAATAGCACTTAACACAttgtatttatccatttactcTTTCTGTTTTAAGTTGACTAAATTTTAAGCTCCATGAGAGGAAGACTGTGCCTCTTGACCACTGTTGTAACTCCTGCactccatgtgccaggcacatatatttgttgagtgaatgaattagaGTGCCGTATGTTCATCGgctcatttaatcatcactatAACTCTAGGAGGTAAAATgttttaattcccattttacaggtgaagaaactgaggtgtaAAGGGAGGTTAAGGAACCTACACAAGGCCAGATAGCTAAtaggtggcagagttgggattgaAATGCAGCTCTGCCAGCATCAGAATCCACCTGGTCTCTTAGCCATTACCCTCTACTGCCTCTCAACCTAAAACATGAGGAAGCTGGATAGCGTCATGGAAATTGCACTGCTTGCGTGTCAGAGGGCTAGGCTCCTCCCCCGGTTGGGCTGCTAGTTAACTGCCTGTCTTGTGACCTTATGCAAGTGAGTCATTTAGCCTCAGAGTCACCATTTCTCCAcctgtaagatggagataatacCTGTTCTGCTTACCTTGCCGGGTCGCTGTTGTGGTCTCATGAGATGGTGTTTACAAAAGCCAAATAACATAGAAATGGGAAGTGGTGTTCTTACAGGGACACTTCTAGAGTTCTCTGCCTTCTTTCATCTCTTCAGAAGTTGCTGGACAGAGAGATTTAGGATCGTGTGAACTCTTTCCCCGAAATGGAAGCTAGTGTTCTCTACTGAAATCTGACCTGTATTGTGGGGGCCGTCCATAATAAGAATGCCACTTGAGAAGAGCTGCTTTATAGAATCCGAGTAGAGTCCCTTCTTTTCCACATAAAATGCGTTTTGCTATAAGGTGTTTAACTCCTAATGGTTGGGTGGTATTCTGGAGGTCTGGTCATCCATTTGTAGTCCTGGTTATCTCAGAATACAGATTTCTAgatgtgggggaaaaaatataGAGGCTCCACCGTGTTGGAAGGAAGAGGTTGCCTGTTTCCTGGGCCCTAATATAAAATGGCTGGTCATTGAGGTCTCCCTCCAACTTCTCAGCCAGATGCGTGTGTACACGTGCATGTGCAGAAAACGAAACTGTTCTCTGTTGTTACCAAGCCATCAACAGGGGCTGATAGATGGTGACTTTTTGGTAAGTCTTTGAACGTGCCAGCAGGATATCTCATGGGTTCTACTTTGCTGCCACTCTAGGGTTCTCAAGtgatttaattttctctgttcttAAATAATTAGGGAGAGTTGCCAATTCCATCGGAGTGGATCAGAAAGCCTCTTTGTGCCTCACTATCGGTGTGCTAGATGTAATGGTTCTTTCCATcgtttctggaaaaggaaaagcattctGTGGCCTCCAAAGAGCATGATGGGTCCCTGCCCTGCAGAAGTCTTATTCTTAATGAAGACTGGGTTTTCttggaagactttttaaaaagcagagtttTTTAGCTATTACCATGAGGGcttattttctataaaagaaaaaaacagttccCTTGAGGAGAAGATTGTTTCTTGAAGGTCACAGTTAATTCTCCCTCACTGGGGTTTGAAAGGTGTTGCAAGAAACAGTGGTTTCACTCTTAAAGTGTGTGTTTTATGGGATGTGTACATTTTGCCATTCAACAAAGACACACCCCAACTAGGTCACGAGGAA
Coding sequences:
- the ZNRF1 gene encoding E3 ubiquitin-protein ligase ZNRF1 → MGGKQSTAARSRGPFPGVSTDDSAVPPPGGAPHFGHYRAGGGAMGLRSRSVSSVAGMGMDPSTAGGVPFGLYTPASRGTGDSERAPGGGGSASDSTYAHGNGYQETGGGHHRDGMLYLGSRASLADALPLHIAPRWFSSHSGFKCPICSKSVASDEMEMHFIMCLSKPRLSYNDDVLTKDAGECVICLEELLQGDTIARLPCLCIYHKSCIDSWFEVNRSCPEHPAD